The region TTTTTATAAGAGCTCCTTCTGTTTCAAATATTCTTAATGGAACTAAAGATGAGAGTTCTCAGATAAAAAATCAGGTTCAAATACTTTCCGTCCTTGATTCAAATATTATAGCTGTTAAACAAGGAAATAACATAGCTATGTCTTTCCATCCTGAATTAACAGATGATACAAGATTACATGAGTATTATCTAAATCAGATTTTAGAGTTAAATAATGATAATTAAATAATAATAATTTTTAAAGAATTATTCTTAAAAATAATTTTTAAATTAATATATAAATTAATAAATTTTTAAATATTAATTTTTTTATTTAAATATCAATTTTTTAAATATTAATAATAACAGAGGTGATTTCATGTGTGGGATAGCCGGAATTGTTTATAAAGATAAAAAATTACATAATGTTGGAGATGATATGACTAAAATGTTACATGCTCTTCAGCACAGAGGACCAGATTCTGCAGGTTTTGCAATCTATGGTGGAATGGGTCTTGAAGATAATGAATATATATTAAATATACAAGTAGCTGATAAAAAAGGTTTACTTCATACTGTTCAAGATGCTATTAATGTTAAAACTCCTATTAAAGAAGATGAAATCATACCTTCTGTTGATGATTCTTTTATTTACAAATGTAAAATAGCTCTTGATGATTTTCATGATTTAAAACCTTTAATTACTAGTATTGATAATATTGGAGCTACTAATACTAATAAGTGTATTAATGATTATTCTGTTGCCAATGTAGATAATGACGTGATAGTTTTAAATGGAAGTCATTCTTTCCAAATGATAAAAGATGTAGGGTCTGTTTATGAAATTGCAGAGCGTTATGATACTCGTGATGTAAAAGGAACTCATGCGATTGGTCATACTAGGTTTTCTACTGAAAGTAATGTTGATAGATATCATGCTCACCCATTTCAGACTTATATTGTAAAAGATATTACTGTTGTTCATAATGGTCAAATTACAAATTATTGGAAAGTTAGAGATCCTTTAGAGAGAAAAGGTCATAAATTTGAAACTAATAATGATACTGAATGTCTTGTTCATTATATAGCTGATAAATTAGATACTGGTTATTCTCTTGAAGAAGCTTTAGAACAATCTGTTGAAGATATGGATGGTCCTTTTTCTTATATTATCGGAACTCCTAATGGTATTGGAATAGCTAAAGATAAATTAGGCTTACGTCCTGGAATAATGGCCGAAAATGATGATGTTTTTGCTATTGCTTCTGAAGAAATAGCTCTCCATGAAGTTATGGATACTCAAGAAGTTGAACAGATTTCTCCTGGAGAAGTTAGGGTTTATGAGATTTAATTGGAGTTGTTATTTATGGATTCAAACAATTTAACTAACGATAATTTAACTAAAGATTCTAATAATAATAATATTGATGAAAATAGTATTAATGGAAATAGTATTAATAGAAATGATATTAATGAAAATAAGGTTTTTGAGCTAGATTTTTCATCAATGACTCCAAGGGAAGCTAATCAAAAGATAAAAGATTTGTCTACTAAATGTAATAAAATTTTAATTAAAAATCCTAATGCAATGCATTCTCTTGTAGCAGGACTTACTGAAAAAGCTCATATTGAAATTGAGGGTTCTGCTGGTTATTTTGCAGGAACTATGTTGGATAAAGCTCAACTTATCATTCATGGTAATGCTGGTTGGTTTGTTGGTGATAACATGACTGGTGGAGAGATTATTGTAGAGGGTTCTGCTGGTGATGGTGCTGGTCAAGGAATTTATGATGGTACTCTTGTTGTTAAAAATAGTGCAGGATCTCGTACTGGTGAGATAATGAAAGGAGGCACTGTTATTGTTGGTGGTGATTCTG is a window of Methanobrevibacter arboriphilus JCM 13429 = DSM 1125 DNA encoding:
- a CDS encoding glutamine amidotransferase yields the protein MCGIAGIVYKDKKLHNVGDDMTKMLHALQHRGPDSAGFAIYGGMGLEDNEYILNIQVADKKGLLHTVQDAINVKTPIKEDEIIPSVDDSFIYKCKIALDDFHDLKPLITSIDNIGATNTNKCINDYSVANVDNDVIVLNGSHSFQMIKDVGSVYEIAERYDTRDVKGTHAIGHTRFSTESNVDRYHAHPFQTYIVKDITVVHNGQITNYWKVRDPLERKGHKFETNNDTECLVHYIADKLDTGYSLEEALEQSVEDMDGPFSYIIGTPNGIGIAKDKLGLRPGIMAENDDVFAIASEEIALHEVMDTQEVEQISPGEVRVYEI
- a CDS encoding GltB/FmdC/FwdC-like GXGXG domain-containing protein — its product is MTPREANQKIKDLSTKCNKILIKNPNAMHSLVAGLTEKAHIEIEGSAGYFAGTMLDKAQLIIHGNAGWFVGDNMTGGEIIVEGSAGDGAGQGIYDGTLVVKNSAGSRTGEIMKGGTVIVGGDSGFMTGIFMMGGRIIILGDVGKDAGESIIRGAIYVKGSVESLGQNAKLLDISKEDLDELKTTLSSYDFDLSDEDYKKFRKIVPKSKRPFYGNDEEEDCYCD